From the Nitrospira sp. genome, one window contains:
- the cobT gene encoding nicotinate-nucleotide--dimethylbenzimidazole phosphoribosyltransferase has product MSLQAVCDRIQSPDPQLLAKAQARLDRLTKPQSSLGRLEEVAARYVMMTGELKPAIPRGVVFTFAADHGVTKEGVSAYPREVTPQMVLNFLRGGAGVNVLARHAGVGVRVVDIGVDHDFGAVPDLISKKVMRGTRNLAIEPAMSRAEAEQAVLIGVELATQAAQEGIGLIGTGDMGIGNTTPSAAITAVMTGRPVAEVTGRGTGIDDAGHVRKVAIIQQALDLHRPNRTDALDVLAKVGGLEIGGLAGLILGAAAERVPVVLDGFIAGAAALIAVGLQPRCREYLIASHRSVERGHAAIFDHLGLKPLLDLDLRLGEGTGACLGMSLVCAAVKIYTEMATFGEAGVSEKA; this is encoded by the coding sequence ATGTCGTTACAAGCTGTGTGTGACCGGATTCAATCACCCGATCCCCAGTTACTGGCAAAAGCCCAGGCACGACTGGATCGCCTCACGAAGCCTCAAAGCAGTTTAGGGCGATTGGAGGAAGTCGCGGCGCGTTATGTGATGATGACCGGGGAGCTGAAGCCGGCGATTCCTCGTGGCGTGGTCTTTACTTTTGCGGCGGATCATGGCGTCACTAAGGAAGGCGTGAGTGCCTATCCCAGAGAAGTCACGCCGCAGATGGTGTTGAACTTCCTGCGCGGCGGGGCGGGTGTGAATGTGTTGGCCCGTCATGCCGGCGTGGGCGTGCGCGTGGTGGACATCGGCGTCGATCATGATTTCGGAGCGGTGCCGGATCTGATCTCGAAGAAAGTGATGCGGGGGACGCGCAATCTGGCGATTGAACCTGCGATGTCTCGCGCAGAAGCGGAGCAGGCAGTCTTGATCGGAGTCGAGCTCGCGACGCAGGCGGCTCAGGAAGGCATTGGCCTCATCGGTACCGGTGATATGGGCATTGGAAATACGACGCCCAGTGCGGCAATCACGGCGGTGATGACCGGACGGCCTGTGGCTGAAGTGACCGGGCGCGGAACGGGTATTGATGATGCGGGGCATGTGAGGAAGGTGGCGATCATCCAACAGGCGCTCGATCTGCATCGCCCTAATCGAACCGATGCACTTGACGTGTTGGCCAAAGTGGGCGGGTTGGAAATCGGCGGGCTGGCCGGGTTGATCCTCGGTGCCGCGGCGGAGCGCGTGCCGGTGGTGCTGGATGGGTTCATTGCCGGAGCCGCGGCATTGATCGCCGTAGGACTTCAGCCTCGCTGCCGCGAGTATCTCATCGCGTCGCATCGTTCCGTTGAACGGGGACATGCCGCGATCTTCGATCACCTCGGGCTGAAGCCGTTGCTGGATCTCGATTTGCGTCTCGGTGAAGGCACCGGCGCCTGTTTAGGCATGAGCCTGGTCTGTGCCGCCGTGAAAATCTATACAGAGATGGCGACATTCGGTGAGGCTGGCGTGTCGGAGAAAGCCTAG
- a CDS encoding bifunctional adenosylcobinamide kinase/adenosylcobinamide-phosphate guanylyltransferase → MSPRKRSSSIRAKSVSRIIFVLGGSASGKSEIALRLAGSKGPRAFVATGQGLDAEMSARIARHQASRAADWETAEVPLELAAWFARAGSRYQTIVVDCVTLWLSNLQGSGMKEPLVLKRVAGLLEAMRKTKARIVIVSNELGLGLVPAEPTVRAFRDLAGRVNQLLAAGADEAHLAVSGIPLRLK, encoded by the coding sequence ATGTCGCCAAGAAAGCGGAGTAGCTCCATTCGGGCAAAGTCCGTGAGCCGGATCATCTTCGTGCTCGGTGGGTCGGCGTCGGGAAAGAGCGAGATCGCTCTGCGGCTTGCTGGGTCGAAGGGGCCGAGAGCGTTTGTCGCGACGGGGCAAGGTCTTGACGCTGAGATGTCGGCAAGGATTGCACGGCATCAGGCAAGCCGTGCAGCGGATTGGGAGACGGCAGAGGTGCCGCTCGAACTCGCAGCCTGGTTTGCGCGCGCAGGGAGCCGCTATCAGACGATTGTCGTTGATTGTGTGACGCTCTGGCTCAGCAATCTGCAGGGCTCGGGGATGAAAGAGCCACTGGTGCTCAAGCGAGTGGCCGGCTTGCTGGAGGCGATGCGGAAGACGAAGGCGAGGATCGTGATCGTGAGCAACGAGTTGGGGCTGGGGCTCGTGCCGGCGGAGCCGACTGTTCGGGCCTTTCGAGATCTGGCCGGGCGGGTGAACCAATTGCTCGCTGCAGGCGCCGATGAGGCGCACCTGGCCGTGAGCGGGATTCCGCTTCGATTGAAATGA
- a CDS encoding cob(I)yrinic acid a,c-diamide adenosyltransferase: MRITKVYTRTGDAGKTRLAGGQQVWKDSLRVEAYGTVDELNASIGVVRAMNADMLDEYSAAGILEEELRWVQNKLFDVGSILATAPGQTFKNMPQVTAKDVTRLEKLIDRCQKELKPLKEFILPGGGKVSSFLHQARTVCRRAERLCVALSKIEPVDSAIIKYVNRLSDTLFVLARWVAKTQGEPEFLWERDVAKKAE, from the coding sequence ATGCGTATTACCAAAGTCTATACGAGGACAGGCGACGCGGGGAAAACGCGTCTTGCGGGAGGCCAGCAGGTCTGGAAAGACAGTCTGCGGGTCGAGGCCTATGGGACGGTCGATGAGTTGAACGCTTCAATCGGAGTCGTGCGCGCTATGAATGCCGACATGCTCGACGAGTATTCAGCGGCGGGCATCCTCGAAGAAGAGCTGCGTTGGGTGCAGAACAAGCTGTTCGATGTCGGGAGCATCTTGGCCACCGCGCCGGGCCAGACGTTTAAAAATATGCCGCAGGTGACGGCGAAGGATGTGACGCGGTTAGAGAAGCTGATCGATCGCTGTCAGAAGGAATTGAAGCCGCTGAAGGAATTCATCCTGCCGGGCGGAGGAAAAGTCTCCAGTTTCCTGCATCAAGCTCGAACCGTGTGCCGACGGGCTGAGCGGCTCTGTGTGGCCCTGTCGAAAATCGAACCCGTCGATTCGGCGATTATTAAGTATGTGAATCGGCTGAGCGACACGTTGTTTGTGCTCGCGCGCTGGGTGGCGAAGACGCAGGGAGAGCCGGAATTCTTGTGGGAGCGGGATGTCGCCAAGAAAGCGGAGTAG
- the bluB gene encoding 5,6-dimethylbenzimidazole synthase — protein sequence MSRETGVRRVIRSGRDGAAPRASVTQEGHGPRHEFSLPEREAVYRAIFERRDVRRNFLPTPIPDRILTRVLTAAHHAGSVGFMQPWDFVVVRDRATKGAVKELFQQANTEAATRYRGERAALYRSLKLEGIEEAPINIGVTCSRQRGGPHVLGRSTVRDTDLYSTCCAIQNLWLAARAEGIGVGWVSILDHGALKRVLGVPKPVKVLAYLCLGYVSDFATKPDLEVAGWRARIPVEELIHYESWGNTAAGSEGKL from the coding sequence ATGTCTCGGGAAACGGGTGTTCGCAGGGTCATACGATCCGGCCGCGATGGAGCAGCTCCTCGGGCGAGCGTGACGCAAGAAGGCCATGGACCGCGCCATGAGTTTAGCTTGCCAGAGCGGGAGGCGGTCTATCGGGCGATCTTTGAGCGGCGCGATGTCCGCCGGAACTTTCTTCCGACGCCGATTCCTGACCGGATCTTGACGCGCGTGCTGACCGCAGCCCACCATGCCGGGTCTGTGGGATTCATGCAGCCATGGGATTTTGTCGTGGTTCGCGATCGTGCGACCAAGGGCGCGGTGAAAGAGCTCTTTCAGCAGGCCAATACCGAAGCCGCGACGCGCTATCGAGGAGAGCGGGCCGCGCTCTACCGGAGCCTCAAGCTGGAGGGGATCGAGGAAGCCCCGATCAATATCGGCGTGACGTGCAGCCGCCAGCGAGGAGGCCCTCACGTGCTGGGCCGTTCGACGGTGCGCGATACGGATCTGTACAGCACCTGCTGCGCCATTCAAAATCTTTGGCTGGCCGCACGTGCGGAGGGCATCGGGGTTGGGTGGGTCAGCATTCTCGATCATGGCGCGTTGAAACGGGTACTCGGGGTGCCTAAGCCGGTCAAAGTGCTAGCCTATCTCTGTCTCGGGTACGTGTCGGACTTTGCGACGAAGCCGGACTTGGAGGTAGCCGGGTGGCGCGCGAGGATTCCGGTGGAAGAACTCATTCACTACGAATCGTGGGGCAATACCGCGGCCGGATCTGAGGGGAAATTGTGA
- the cobO gene encoding cob(I)yrinic acid a,c-diamide adenosyltransferase produces MMTEQDEHKAKMERLKASVDRRIEAAQEERGLLIVYTGAGKGKTTAALGMALRCIGHGMKVAVVQFIKGAIDTAEERALKSFGDRVTFLRMGEGYTWETQDRERDTTFAQEAWKTVCGFLRDPSYAMVILDEFNIALQQDYVDVAEVVTVLRARPPMQHVVLTGRGAKDVLIEEADLVTEMKQIKHPFRKGIKAQPGVEF; encoded by the coding sequence ATGATGACGGAGCAGGATGAACATAAAGCAAAGATGGAGCGGCTCAAAGCCTCGGTCGATCGGCGCATTGAGGCGGCGCAAGAAGAGCGAGGCCTGTTGATCGTCTATACGGGAGCGGGCAAAGGCAAAACGACCGCTGCGCTGGGGATGGCCCTCCGATGCATCGGTCACGGGATGAAGGTGGCCGTGGTCCAATTTATTAAAGGGGCCATCGACACTGCGGAAGAGCGGGCGTTGAAATCGTTCGGCGATCGCGTCACGTTTCTTCGAATGGGTGAAGGCTATACCTGGGAAACGCAGGATCGTGAACGAGATACGACATTCGCTCAAGAAGCTTGGAAGACCGTCTGCGGGTTCCTGCGCGATCCGTCCTATGCGATGGTGATTCTCGACGAGTTCAATATCGCGCTACAGCAGGATTATGTGGATGTGGCGGAGGTGGTGACCGTACTGCGTGCTCGCCCTCCGATGCAACATGTGGTGCTGACGGGCCGTGGGGCGAAGGACGTCTTAATAGAAGAAGCCGATCTCGTCACCGAGATGAAGCAGATCAAGCATCCGTTCCGTAAGGGCATTAAGGCGCAACCGGGGGTGGAATTTTGA
- a CDS encoding cobyrinate a,c-diamide synthase yields the protein MTHPRLVIAGTASGVGKTTVTLAILAALRERGRRVQPFKAGPDFIDPGHHTAATGRASRNLDGWMLGAALNRQVFGRAAADADISIIEGMMGLFDGSSPVNEIGSTAELAKQLDAPVLLVIDGSAMARSAAAMVSGYAQFDPALKVAGVLFNRVDSEGHYQLLKDAVEQHTNVAVVGYLRSDQAVTIADRHLGLVTAMEQGTGELYDRLAKAAADTIDLDRIEAMARSAGGMKDATSPSPSLQRRGKMGVRIGVARDQAFCFYYPENLELLEAEGAELVPFSPLTDHAIPDDVAMLYLGGGYPELHGTELAENITMRTSIREFSGRGGTIYAECGGMMYLTQAIRDFEGRPHEMVGLFSAEAVMRKPGLTVGYRTVELTRPCILGAAGLTVRGHEFHYSTVVSKGPLTHACGLTDVRGESKGPDGLSIGNVVALYTHLHFSSQPQVAASLVSSARGTQGGR from the coding sequence ATGACTCATCCGAGACTGGTCATTGCCGGCACGGCGAGCGGTGTGGGTAAGACGACGGTGACGTTGGCGATCCTGGCGGCTCTGCGAGAGCGGGGCCGCCGGGTGCAGCCGTTCAAGGCGGGACCTGATTTTATCGATCCCGGCCATCACACGGCGGCCACCGGTCGTGCATCTCGCAACCTGGATGGCTGGATGCTGGGAGCGGCTCTCAATCGCCAAGTCTTTGGCCGGGCCGCAGCCGATGCGGATATCTCGATCATCGAAGGGATGATGGGATTGTTCGACGGCAGTTCGCCGGTGAACGAGATTGGCAGCACGGCTGAATTGGCCAAACAGTTGGATGCGCCGGTCCTTCTTGTCATCGACGGCAGCGCGATGGCGCGTTCCGCTGCGGCGATGGTGTCGGGGTACGCGCAGTTCGATCCGGCGTTGAAGGTAGCGGGTGTCTTGTTTAATCGGGTCGACAGCGAGGGACACTACCAGCTGCTCAAGGACGCGGTCGAGCAGCACACGAACGTGGCGGTGGTAGGGTATTTGCGGTCGGATCAGGCCGTAACGATCGCCGATCGTCACCTCGGACTGGTGACCGCGATGGAGCAAGGCACCGGCGAACTATATGACCGACTGGCGAAGGCTGCTGCTGACACCATCGATCTGGATCGAATCGAGGCCATGGCTCGATCGGCCGGTGGGATGAAAGATGCTACCTCCCCGTCCCCCTCCTTACAAAGGAGGGGGAAGATGGGAGTTCGCATAGGTGTTGCGAGGGACCAGGCCTTTTGCTTCTACTATCCTGAGAATCTTGAACTGCTGGAAGCGGAGGGGGCCGAGCTGGTTCCGTTTTCTCCACTGACAGATCACGCCATACCTGATGATGTGGCCATGCTGTATCTCGGTGGTGGCTATCCTGAGCTGCACGGCACGGAGTTGGCGGAAAATATCACCATGCGTACCTCCATTAGAGAATTTTCCGGGAGGGGCGGGACGATCTATGCGGAATGCGGCGGCATGATGTACCTCACGCAAGCCATTCGCGACTTCGAGGGGCGGCCCCATGAAATGGTCGGACTGTTTTCTGCCGAAGCGGTGATGCGAAAGCCTGGTCTGACGGTGGGATACCGGACGGTGGAGCTTACCCGGCCCTGTATTCTTGGCGCAGCGGGCCTGACGGTGCGGGGCCACGAATTTCATTATTCGACAGTAGTTTCGAAAGGCCCATTGACCCATGCCTGTGGGCTGACGGATGTTCGAGGAGAATCGAAGGGGCCGGATGGGCTATCGATTGGCAATGTGGTGGCGCTCTATACGCACCTTCATTTCTCCAGTCAGCCCCAGGTCGCGGCGTCCTTGGTCTCGTCTGCTCGCGGAACGCAGGGAGGACGATGA